One window from the genome of Glycine soja cultivar W05 chromosome 12, ASM419377v2, whole genome shotgun sequence encodes:
- the LOC114379781 gene encoding ubiquitin-conjugating enzyme E2 28-like produces MASKRILKELKDLQRDPPTSCSAGPVGEDMFHWQATIIGPNDSPYAGGVFLVTIHFPPDYPFKPPKVAFRTKVFHPNINSNGNICLDILKEQWSPALTISKVLLSICSLLTDPNPDDPLVPEIAHMCKTDKVKYESTARSWTQKYAMG; encoded by the exons ATGGCATCCAAGAGAATACTGAAGGAGCTCAAGGACTTACAGAGAGATCCACCAACTTCATGCAGTGCAG GACCTGTGGGTGAGGACATGTTCCATTGGCAAGCAACCATCATTGGTCCAAATGACAGTCCCTATGCTGGTGGTGTTTTCCTTGTGACCATCCATTTCCCTCCCGATTATCCCTTCAAACCTCCCAAG GTTGCATTCAGGACCAAGGTTTTCCATCCCAACATTAACAGCAATGGCAATATTTGCCTGGACATACTCAAAGAACAATGGAGTCCTGCTCTCACCATATCCAAG GTGCTGCTCTCTATATGTTCTTTGCTAACGGATCCAAATCCTGATGACCCTTTGGTGCCTGAAATTGCTCATATGTGCAAGACCGACAAAGTCAAGTATGAGTCCACTGCTAGAAGCTGGACCCAGAAGTATGCCATGGGCTAA
- the LOC114379744 gene encoding PTI1-like tyrosine-protein kinase 2, translating to MTVEKRIVLVGIRIDGYSRQLLNWALAKVAEPGDCVIAVHVVKSSDYVSKNKTLIDGYLEVYEGLCGVKKVGLTGQIFTGSSIKNILVREAKKHAALALVLGGRAATAKYCAKRLQPTTNVLAIQDSRIVFRSCTNKQLPGGLILDPRPSLTIIKENLRDRAIHSSICDSIVEIEESTLKNSLESKEEAFNGSEKSKSRSISMFAGDSAEQKLGWPLLRRANSGMSQTLHTRDMSVVQWVMTLPDRSPNKGSSSSSTEENPFERSISDIEYESSSNSSPSSVDIPNGLEEMLNLNSLNCKRFSLEVLKSCTSQFSSEKLVGKGGSNRVYKGVLTDGKSIAVKVMQSSKEAWKDFALEVEIISSLEHKSIAPLLGICIENNTLISVYDYFPNGSLEENLHGKNKDESILSWEVRFNVAIRIAEALDYLHREALKPVIHKDVKSSNILLSQGFEPQLSDFGLAVWGPTTSSFLTQDVVGTFGYLAPEYFMYGKVSDKIDVYAFGVVLLELISGREPINSAACKGQESLVVWAKPIIESGNVKGLLDPNLEGKFDEAQLQRMVLAASLCITRAARLRPKLSQILKILKGEEKVEYFLNSQGDNDQEDSENQENIDDEVYPNSSAELHLSLALLGVDDDSTSHSSTDHSYSEDLKEQWSRSSSFN from the exons ATGACTGTTGAAAAGAGAATTGTTTTGGTTGGGATTAGAATTGATGGCTATAGCAGACAGCTCCTCAACTGGGCACTTGCCAAAGTTGCTGAGCCTGGGGATTGTGTTATAGCAGTTCATGTTGTTAAAAGTTCGG ATTATGTTTCCAAAAACAAGACTCTGATAGATGGCTATTTAGAAGTTTATGAAGGCCTATGTGGTGTGAAGAAG GTAGGTCTCACCGGTCAAATCTTCACAGGAAGCTCCATTAAAAACATTCTTGTTAGAGAAGCTAAAAAGCATGCTGCCCTGGCTCTAGTGTTAGG GGGTCGAGCTGCCACAGCTAAATATTGTGCTAAACGTCTACAACCCACCACCAATGTTCTAGccattcaagactcaagaattgTCTTCAGAAGTTGCACCAATAAACAACTACCAG GTGGTCTTATACTGGATCCAAGACCAAGTTTAACAATCATAAAAGAAAACTTGCGTGACAGAGCAATCCACTCTTCAATTTGTGACTCCATCGTGGAGATTGAGGAATCAACGCTCAAAAATTCCTTAGAATCGAAGGAAGAAGCGTTTAATGGGTCAGAAAAGAGCAAGTCAAGGTCAATATCCATGTTTGCAGGTGATTCTGCCGAACAGAAGCTTGGATGGCCTCTACTCCGCAGAGCCAATTCAGGAATGTCACAAACCCTTCATACAAGGGACATGTCAGTAGTACAATGGGTTATGACCTTACCAGATCGTTCACCAAATAAAGGTTCTAGCTCTTCTTCCACTGAGGAAAATCCATTTGAAAGGAGCATCAGCGATATTGAATATGAGAGCTCTTCAAATTCCTCTCCTTCATCTGTTGATATACCAAATGGCCTGGAAGAgatgttaaatttaaattctctaaaTTGCAAGCGGTTCAGCCTTGAGGTTCTGAAGTCTTGCACTAGCCAATTCTCTTCAG AAAAATTGGTTGGGAAAGGAGGGAGCAATCGTGTGTACAAAGGAGTCCTCACTGATGGAAAATCAATCGCAGTTAAAGTAATGCAGTCATCAAAAGAAGCATGGAAAGATTTTGCCCTTGAGGTGGAAATAATATCCTCATTGGAGCACAAAAGCATTGCCCCTTTACTTGGGATTTGCATAGAGAACAATACTTTAATATCTGTTTATGACTATTTCCCCAATGGCAGCTTAGAGGAAAATCTGCATG GAAAGAACAAGGATGAATCCATCTTGTCATGGGAAGTAAGATTTAATGTGGCTATTAGGATCGCTGAGGCCCTTGATTACCTACACAGGGAAGCTTTGAAGCCTGTCATACATAAAGATGTCAAGTCGTCTAACATTCTTCTCTCCCAAGGGTTTGAACCTCAG TTGTCTGATTTTGGACTAGCAGTATGGGGACCAACAACTTCATCCTTTTTGACCCAAGATGTAGTTGGAACATTTGGTTACCTTGCTCCTGAATACTTCATGTATGGAAAGGTCAGTGACAAGATAGATGTCTATGCCTTCGGTGTAGTTTTACTTGAACTAATATCAGGAAGGGAACCTATCAACTCGGCAGCTTGCAAAGGACAGGAGAGCTTGGTCGTGTGG GCAAAACCAATAATAGAGAGTGGGAATGTTAAGGGCTTATTGGACCCAAATTTAGAAGGGAAATTTGATGAGGCCCAATTGCAAAGAATGGTTTTGGCAGCATCTTTATGCATCACACGGGCTGCTAGACTTCGTCCTAAACTGAGCCAG ATACTGAAGATCCTAAAAGGAGAAGAGAAAGTTGAATATTTCTTAAACTCTCAAGGAGATAATGATCAGGAGGATTCAGAAAATCAAGAAAACATTGATGACGAAGTGTATCCAAATTCAAGTGCAGAGTTACACCTAAGTCTTGCATTACTTGGTGTTGACGATGACAGTACATCACATAGTAGCACAGACCACAGCTATAGTGAAGACTTGAAAGAACAATGGAGCAGGTCATcaagttttaattag